The following coding sequences lie in one Tichowtungia aerotolerans genomic window:
- a CDS encoding dihydrodipicolinate synthase family protein: MSNLNGIIVPLVTPLQDRNTLDTEGLERLIEHVIGNGVDAVFILGSTGEAPALSYKLRLELIERTARLVADRVKIQVGITDTSFEESLTIANAASEHGADSVVLAPPYYFTTSQQELIEYINHITGQLPLPLYLYNMPGLTKTTFEPETVLQLADNPKIAGLKDSSANMMYFHKLKYTLRNHPDFALFTGPEELLAESVLLGGNGGVCGGANFFPSLYVSLYQACKNKDLDTVAELHRQIIKISSTIYCVGKYGSSFLKGVKCALSLMGICNDFISEPFHHFREKEREEVRKHLLDLGLL, from the coding sequence ATGAGCAACTTAAACGGAATCATTGTCCCGCTGGTCACGCCGCTGCAGGATCGCAACACCCTCGATACAGAAGGGCTTGAACGCCTCATCGAACACGTCATCGGAAACGGCGTCGACGCCGTCTTCATTCTGGGGAGCACCGGCGAAGCGCCGGCGCTGAGCTATAAACTGCGGCTGGAACTCATCGAAAGAACCGCCCGCCTCGTTGCCGACCGCGTGAAAATCCAGGTCGGCATCACCGACACCTCATTCGAAGAATCGCTGACCATCGCCAACGCCGCCAGCGAGCACGGAGCGGACTCCGTGGTGCTGGCGCCGCCCTATTATTTCACCACCAGCCAGCAGGAGCTGATTGAATATATCAACCACATAACCGGCCAACTGCCGCTTCCGCTCTACCTCTACAACATGCCCGGCCTCACCAAAACAACCTTTGAACCGGAAACCGTTCTTCAACTGGCCGACAACCCGAAAATCGCCGGGCTTAAAGACAGCTCCGCAAACATGATGTATTTCCACAAACTGAAATACACCCTGCGCAATCACCCGGACTTCGCCCTCTTCACCGGACCGGAAGAACTGCTGGCCGAAAGCGTCCTGCTGGGCGGCAACGGCGGCGTCTGCGGCGGAGCCAACTTCTTCCCATCGCTCTATGTTTCGCTCTATCAGGCCTGTAAAAACAAAGACCTCGATACGGTCGCTGAACTGCACAGACAAATTATCAAAATCAGTTCCACCATTTACTGCGTGGGCAAATACGGCTCCAGCTTCCTCAAAGGTGTCAAATGCGCCCTCAGCCTGATGGGAATCTGCAACGATTTCATCTCCGAACCGTTCCATCACTTCCGCGAGAAAGAGCGGGAGGAAGTCCGCAAACACCTTCTCGATCTCGGACTTCTCTAA